From Jiangella mangrovi:
AGCGCGACGCGCTCATCGAGGTGGCGGTACTCGTGACGGACGCCGAGCTCACCGTCCTCGGCGACGGGGTCGACGTGGTCATCCGCCCTCCCGACGCCGCGCTCGAGAACATGAACGACGTCGTCCGCACCATGCACACCGCCAGCGGCCTGCTCGAGGAGCTCCCCGGTGGCGTCACCATGGACGAGGCGAACGCGCTGGTCATGGCCTATATCAAGGAGCACGTGCCGGAGCCGTCGAAGGCGCAGCTCGCGGGCAACACCGTCCACATGGACCGGCTGTTCCTCGCGCGCGACCTGCCCGAGGTCGAGAGCTGGCTGCACTACCGCAACATCGACGTGTCGTCGATCAAGGAGCTCGTGCGCCGCTGGTATCCGCGGGTCTACTTCGCCAGCCCCGCCAAGACCGGCAACCACCGCGCGCTCGGCGACATCAAGGACTCCATCGACGAGCTGCGGTACTACCGGCGCACGGTCTTCGTCCCCATGCCGGGGCCCGACAGCACCAGCTCCCGCGCCGCCGCGGTCTCCGTCATGAACGAGGCCCGCGCCGAGGGTGCCCGCGCCGATCAGGCGTCCGACGGCGCCCCGACGTAACCCGTTCTCGACCACTCCGTCCGGCACCGTATACTTGTTCAGCCGCGCCCCTTCCGGGCGCGCATGGTGGGTGTAGCTCAGCTGGTAGAGCACCTGGTTGTGGTCCAGGAAGTCGCGGGTTCAAGTCCCGTCACTCACCCCACACGAAGAACGGCCCCGTCGATCCGACGGGGCCGTTCTCGCGTTCTCATCACCCGCCGATCATGATCATCAAGGATCGACCACACCATGACGGGGTCGATCCTTGATGATCATGAGACCGGCGGACCGGCGGACCGCCGGACCGCGGGACGGTCAGCCGGCCGCCGCCGGGGCGCGGACGCCGAGCTCGGCGAGGACCGCCCAGCCGTTCGACGAGGTGATCGAGACCCGGACGGCGTCCACCACACCGGCCGACCGGAACCAGGTCAGGTCGTCACCCCAGCGAACGGCGGACTCCAGCGTCCCCACGTCCCGCCACGCTCCGTCCACGGCGGACCGCACCGACACCACGGCCGCCGACGCGTAGCCGGGCTTCAGCGCCACCCCGACCGAGGACAGTCGCTGCGGCCGGTCGAACTCCACCGTGTACGAGGCCGGCGCGGCATGCGGCGCCCACGAGGCGTCCCAGTACCCCACCACTCCGTCGATGGCGCCCAGCACACCCACACCCGGCCGGCCCGCCTGGACGTGCGTCATGTCGGTCGACACGCTGGCCGCACCAGCGGACACCAGAGCCGCAAGGTCGACGCGACGGGGATCGGGCCGGTCCGGGCGTACCTCCGACACCGGCACGAAGGTGCCCACCAGCCTGCTGGTCGCCGAGTCGAAGCCGATCACCAGCACGCGGCCGGGCCGGACCTCGACGGCCGCGGGGTTGGCCTGGTCGCCGGTGCCGGAGTCCCACACCAGCTCGCGCGGCGCTCCGGTCCACGGCGACAGCGGCGACCGGATCACCGCGCCCACCGTCCCGCGCTTGTCGGTGAAGTGCCCGGACAGGTCGCCGTAGGCGAGGAACACCGAGCCGTCGCGCAGGACCTCCGTGTGCGCCGACGACGTCACGAGGTCGATCTCCGCGGGCGCCGACCACGTCCGGCCACCGTCGCGCGACCACGACTCCTGCGAGTGCACCGCGCCCATCGTCGACGCCGAGGTGCCGATGCGCAGCAGCGCGTGCACGACGCCGCCGGGTAGCACCGTCAGAACGGGCTCCTGGTAGTGCGTGCCGCTCGCCGACGCGACCAGCGACTCCGTCGACGCGGACCAGGTCTCACCGCCGTCGGTGCTGCGGACGACGGTCGCCTTCTGCCACTTGTCGTCGGGGACGGTGCCGTACAGAGGGATGATCAGGTCGCCGCCGGGCAGCTCCTTGACCTGGCCGTGGCTGGCGTTCCAGCCCAGCTCGTAGGTGTCGACGATGTCGGACTCGCCGCTGAGCATGGACTGCACGGCGACCGGCGCGGACCACGTCGTGCCGCCGTCGTCGCTGTGCGCCACGAAGGTGCCCATCGGCTCGGCCGGCGTGACGGAGTAGTCGTTCTGGAACCAGCTGAGCAGCAGCCGCCCGGACGCGAGCTGCGTGATCATCGGGTCGCGGTCGTCGTACGGGCTGTCGAAGACGACCTCCGGCGCGGACCAGGAGCTGCCGCCGTCGTCGCTGGTCATGATGAGCAGGCGGCCGTCCTGACCGGTGTGCCCGGCGCCCTCGCGCGCGACCGCGACGACCGACCCATCGGCCAGTCGCTCGGCGTTCGGGAAGTGCAGCTTCTTGCCCGGCGCGGCCTGTGCGATGACGACGTCGGGCGTGCCGGGCGACCAACTGGGGGACGACGGCGCCGGCTCACCACTCGCCGGAGTTGCGAGCAGGCCGAGCGCGACGACGCCGGCCAGCACGATCGGAACGGATCTCATGGTTCCTCCAGGCCGGATCGCGGCGCGAGAGCCGGCGGTCGAGGTCGGGGGTGCCGATCATGCAATACGGCACACCGTTCCATGTCAACGCCCGCCACCCCCCAAAAAGACGACGCCGCGCCCGGACGGATCCGGGCGCGGCGTCGGAGGAACCGCTGAGTGAGGTGCGTCAGGCCTGCTTGATGGCCGAGATCTCGAACTCGAGCGTGACCTTCTCGCTGACGAGGACGCCGCCGGCCTCGAGCGGAGCGTTCCACGTCACGTTCCAGTCCTTGCGGTTGATCTGGAGCGAGCCGTCGAAGCCGACGCGCTGGTTGCCGAACGGGTCGGTCGCGGCGCCGGTGAACTCGAGGTCGAAGGTGACGGGACGGGTGACGTCCTTGATGCGCAGGTCACCGGTGACCTGGAACGTGACCTCGTCCTTCTGGCCGATCGCCGTGGAGGCGAAGACGATCTCGGGGTAGGTCTCGATCTCGAAGAAGTCGTTGGTGCGCAGGTGTCCGTCGCGCTGCGCGTTGCGGGTGTCGACGCTGGCCGTCTTGATGACGATGTTCACCGTCGACTGGCTCGGGTCGCTGCCGTCGATGCGGGCCGTGCCCTCGAACTCGTTGAAGGCGCCGCGCACCTTGGTCACCATGGCGTGCCGGGCGACGAAACCGAGCCGCGAGTGCGCCACGTCCAGCGTGTAGTCGCCGGTCAGCTGGTTCAGATCGGTCGTCGTGGTCATGTTCTCCTGCTCCTTGCCGGGGTCTGTGGGTCAACTATCATTAGTTGACGCGTCACAGACTACTCAACTTTGGTGACGTGTCAACTATTCCGGTAGACTGCTGGGCATGGAAGAGACCCGGTGGCTCGACGACCACGAGCAGAGCGCGTGGCGGGCCTACCTCCGGATGAACACCGTGCTGAACGCCGCCCTCGCGCGGCAGCTGCAGTCCGACTCGATGCTGTCGATGCCGGACTTCGAGGTCCTCGTGCACCTCACCGACGCCGACGACGCCCGCATCCGGGTGTCCGAGCTCGCCCGCGTCATGCGCTGGGAGAAGAGCCGGCTGTCGCACCACCTCAGCCGCATGGAGAAGCGCGGGCTCGTCGGGCGCGAGGAGTGCGCCTCGGACGGCCGCGGCGCGTTCATCGTCCTGACCGACCAGGGCCGGGCCGCCATCGAGGCCGCCGCCCCGTCGCACGTCGACGCCGTCCGCCGCTACTTCTTCGACGCCGTCACCAGCGACGACGTCAAGTCCCTGGCCGCCATCGCCGACCGCGTCATCGCCCGCGTCGAGGCCACCGACACCTGCCCGTCGGTGTAGCCGTCGCCTCCCTGGGTACGGGCCGAGAGACCCGATCGACGGAGGGGATCACGATGGGCGCAGACGACAAAGTGAAGAACGCTGCTGAGAAGGCCGCCGGTGAAGCCAAGGAGGCGCTCGGCAAGCTGACGGACGACGAGGGCAAGCAGGCCGAGGGCAAGGGCAAGCAGTCGAAGTCCGACCTCAAGCAGGCAGGCGAGAAGGTGAAGGACGCCTTCAAGCGCTGAC
This genomic window contains:
- a CDS encoding CsbD family protein, which codes for MGADDKVKNAAEKAAGEAKEALGKLTDDEGKQAEGKGKQSKSDLKQAGEKVKDAFKR
- a CDS encoding YceI family protein, which codes for MTTTTDLNQLTGDYTLDVAHSRLGFVARHAMVTKVRGAFNEFEGTARIDGSDPSQSTVNIVIKTASVDTRNAQRDGHLRTNDFFEIETYPEIVFASTAIGQKDEVTFQVTGDLRIKDVTRPVTFDLEFTGAATDPFGNQRVGFDGSLQINRKDWNVTWNAPLEAGGVLVSEKVTLEFEISAIKQA
- a CDS encoding exo-alpha-sialidase, giving the protein MRSVPIVLAGVVALGLLATPASGEPAPSSPSWSPGTPDVVIAQAAPGKKLHFPNAERLADGSVVAVAREGAGHTGQDGRLLIMTSDDGGSSWSAPEVVFDSPYDDRDPMITQLASGRLLLSWFQNDYSVTPAEPMGTFVAHSDDGGTTWSAPVAVQSMLSGESDIVDTYELGWNASHGQVKELPGGDLIIPLYGTVPDDKWQKATVVRSTDGGETWSASTESLVASASGTHYQEPVLTVLPGGVVHALLRIGTSASTMGAVHSQESWSRDGGRTWSAPAEIDLVTSSAHTEVLRDGSVFLAYGDLSGHFTDKRGTVGAVIRSPLSPWTGAPRELVWDSGTGDQANPAAVEVRPGRVLVIGFDSATSRLVGTFVPVSEVRPDRPDPRRVDLAALVSAGAASVSTDMTHVQAGRPGVGVLGAIDGVVGYWDASWAPHAAPASYTVEFDRPQRLSSVGVALKPGYASAAVVSVRSAVDGAWRDVGTLESAVRWGDDLTWFRSAGVVDAVRVSITSSNGWAVLAELGVRAPAAAG
- a CDS encoding MarR family winged helix-turn-helix transcriptional regulator, with product MEETRWLDDHEQSAWRAYLRMNTVLNAALARQLQSDSMLSMPDFEVLVHLTDADDARIRVSELARVMRWEKSRLSHHLSRMEKRGLVGREECASDGRGAFIVLTDQGRAAIEAAAPSHVDAVRRYFFDAVTSDDVKSLAAIADRVIARVEATDTCPSV
- the orn gene encoding oligoribonuclease codes for the protein MVWIDCEMTGLDLQRDALIEVAVLVTDAELTVLGDGVDVVIRPPDAALENMNDVVRTMHTASGLLEELPGGVTMDEANALVMAYIKEHVPEPSKAQLAGNTVHMDRLFLARDLPEVESWLHYRNIDVSSIKELVRRWYPRVYFASPAKTGNHRALGDIKDSIDELRYYRRTVFVPMPGPDSTSSRAAAVSVMNEARAEGARADQASDGAPT